From the genome of Streptomyces sp. NBC_01317, one region includes:
- a CDS encoding DNA-binding protein, with amino-acid sequence MSQHIESVVLDSEGLSAWVAQDRKVLGLLKVFHEMGADLIISANTIVEVSHSRVNKPRLQWTLSRVKVEPVTEQTAKEAARLLKVAGLHGHKYAIDATVTEAALRQPGPVVLLTSDIDDMARLCGKQIGLISL; translated from the coding sequence GTGAGTCAGCACATCGAATCCGTGGTGTTGGACAGCGAGGGCCTGTCCGCCTGGGTCGCCCAGGACCGGAAGGTCCTCGGCCTGCTGAAGGTGTTCCACGAGATGGGCGCGGATCTGATCATCAGCGCGAACACCATCGTGGAGGTCAGCCACTCCCGCGTGAACAAGCCGCGGCTCCAGTGGACCTTGTCCCGGGTCAAGGTGGAGCCGGTCACCGAGCAGACCGCCAAGGAAGCGGCGCGGCTGCTCAAGGTGGCCGGCCTGCACGGTCACAAGTACGCCATCGACGCGACTGTCACGGAGGCGGCACTCCGGCAGCCCGGACCCGTAGTCCTGCTGACGTCGGACATCGACGATATGGCCCGACTGTGCGGCAAGCAGATCGGGCTCATCAGTCTCTGA
- a CDS encoding type II toxin-antitoxin system CcdA family antitoxin, whose translation MADTTRITVTLPTEQVAELKKLTDNVSGYVAEAVARQIRHQLLGADLRSYEDEHGSFSEEELAEARARIAGATETTGGASAA comes from the coding sequence ATGGCTGACACGACCCGGATCACGGTCACGCTGCCGACCGAGCAGGTGGCAGAGCTGAAGAAACTCACGGACAACGTCTCCGGCTACGTGGCCGAGGCGGTCGCCCGTCAGATCAGGCACCAACTGCTCGGGGCGGATCTGCGGAGCTACGAAGACGAGCACGGCTCCTTCAGCGAAGAGGAACTGGCCGAGGCCCGAGCCCGTATCGCGGGAGCGACGGAGACCACGGGCGGCGCGAGCGCCGCGTGA
- a CDS encoding LLM class flavin-dependent oxidoreductase: MRLSTVILPIYRWHDEGREVWKRAEELGFHAAYTYDHLSWRVPFRDRTWFGAVPTLTAAAGVTERLRLGTMVTSPNFRHPVPFAKDLLSLDDVSEGRITLGVGAGGTGFDATVLGQEPWSPRERADRFAEFVALLDRLLSEDSVTYDGTFYSASEARDIPGCAQRPRLPFAVAATGPRGMKLAARYGQAWVTTGDPKLYETGTPEESRDAIRGQVDRLGKACAEIGREVAGVEKILLTGFTPDRTGPLQSVDAFVDFAGRHAEIGITEIVIHQPVPDTDFAVDPRVFERIATEAPAQLGR; this comes from the coding sequence ATGCGTCTGAGCACTGTGATTCTGCCGATCTACCGCTGGCACGACGAGGGGCGGGAGGTGTGGAAACGGGCCGAGGAGCTCGGGTTCCATGCCGCGTATACGTATGACCATCTGTCGTGGCGGGTGCCGTTCCGGGACAGGACGTGGTTCGGGGCGGTGCCGACGCTGACGGCGGCGGCCGGGGTGACGGAGCGGTTGCGGCTGGGGACGATGGTGACGTCGCCGAACTTCCGGCATCCGGTCCCGTTCGCCAAGGACCTGCTCTCGCTGGACGACGTGTCGGAGGGCCGGATCACGCTGGGCGTCGGCGCGGGCGGTACGGGGTTCGACGCCACGGTGCTGGGGCAGGAGCCGTGGTCGCCCCGGGAGCGTGCCGACCGGTTCGCCGAGTTCGTGGCGCTGCTGGACCGGCTGCTGTCCGAGGACTCCGTGACGTACGACGGCACCTTCTACTCCGCGTCCGAGGCGCGGGACATCCCGGGGTGCGCGCAGCGCCCCCGGCTGCCGTTCGCGGTGGCCGCGACCGGTCCGCGGGGGATGAAGCTCGCGGCGAGGTACGGGCAGGCGTGGGTGACGACGGGCGATCCGAAGCTCTACGAGACGGGGACGCCGGAGGAGTCGCGTGACGCGATCCGCGGGCAGGTCGACCGGCTGGGCAAGGCCTGCGCGGAGATCGGGCGGGAGGTGGCCGGGGTGGAGAAGATCCTGCTCACCGGCTTCACCCCGGACCGGACCGGGCCGCTGCAATCCGTCGACGCCTTCGTGGACTTCGCGGGCAGGCACGCCGAGATCGGGATCACCGAGATCGTGATCCACCAGCCCGTCCCCGACACGGACTTCGCCGTGGACCCGCGGGTGTTCGAGCGGATCGCCACGGAGGCGCCGGCGCAGCTCGGCCGGTAG
- a CDS encoding RNA 2'-phosphotransferase, with the protein MTGVSDERRTVKVSKYLSKHLRHQPERIGITLDTNGWVAIEELLHAAAAHGFRMSRADLDHAVAVNDKRRFTVDGDRIRANQGHTVAVDLELAPAEPPAYLYHGTAPHSLDAIRAEGLRRMRRHHVHLSADRETATRVGARRGRPVVLAVDAGAMHRAGLIFHLSANGVWLTDSVPPRFLRLPG; encoded by the coding sequence ATGACCGGAGTATCCGATGAACGACGCACCGTGAAGGTGTCCAAGTACCTCTCGAAACACCTGCGCCACCAACCCGAGCGGATCGGCATCACCCTCGACACGAACGGCTGGGTGGCGATCGAAGAACTGCTCCACGCCGCTGCCGCGCACGGCTTCCGGATGAGCCGCGCGGATCTGGACCACGCGGTGGCCGTCAACGACAAGCGGCGCTTCACGGTCGACGGCGACCGGATCCGGGCCAACCAGGGCCACACCGTCGCCGTCGACCTGGAACTGGCACCGGCCGAGCCGCCCGCGTACCTCTACCACGGCACCGCTCCCCACAGCCTGGACGCGATCCGCGCCGAAGGGCTGCGCCGCATGCGCCGCCACCACGTCCATCTCTCGGCCGACCGGGAGACGGCCACCCGGGTCGGCGCCCGCCGTGGCCGGCCCGTCGTGCTGGCGGTGGACGCGGGGGCGATGCACCGCGCCGGCCTGATCTTCCACCTGAGCGCGAACGGAGTCTGGCTCACCGACTCCGTACCGCCCCGCTTCCTCCGCCTGCCCGGCTAG
- a CDS encoding MerR family transcriptional regulator, whose product MSAEYRIEGLARASGATVRTIRGYLDRGLLPRPERRGRANVYGDTHLARLRQIADLLDRGYSLAAIKELREAWDAGRGLGGVLGLVAEADAPWTDEEAARISRAELDERFGGEPDDRAVAEALELGVLERIPGRDDLFLVPSPQELSVAAELHAAGVPLPAISGHLRELRGQVEQIADRFVEFTTEHVFARYLGHRSPTEGEATEAAALVRRLRPLAQRSVDAELARAMRLFASRHLRRRLAGEGTPPEPVETGEVALPVTTIQAVEALVGTANVAAFITAAAERELQTRTLDALAPTTRQSSDIPQIG is encoded by the coding sequence GTGAGCGCGGAGTACCGGATAGAGGGGCTGGCGCGGGCGAGCGGCGCCACGGTCCGTACGATCCGCGGCTACCTGGACCGCGGGCTGCTGCCCCGGCCCGAGCGGCGCGGCCGGGCCAACGTGTACGGGGACACGCACCTCGCCCGGCTGCGGCAGATCGCCGACCTGCTGGACCGGGGCTATTCGCTGGCCGCCATCAAGGAGTTGCGGGAGGCGTGGGACGCGGGGCGTGGCCTGGGCGGGGTGCTCGGGCTGGTCGCCGAGGCGGACGCACCGTGGACGGACGAGGAGGCGGCCAGGATCTCGCGGGCGGAGCTGGACGAGCGGTTCGGTGGCGAACCGGACGACCGGGCGGTCGCCGAGGCGCTGGAACTCGGCGTCCTGGAAAGGATTCCCGGGCGCGACGACCTCTTCCTGGTGCCGAGTCCCCAGGAGCTTTCCGTGGCGGCCGAGTTGCATGCGGCCGGTGTCCCGCTCCCCGCGATATCGGGCCATCTCAGGGAGCTTCGCGGGCAGGTCGAGCAGATCGCGGACCGTTTTGTGGAGTTCACCACCGAGCACGTCTTCGCCCGGTATCTCGGCCACCGGTCCCCGACGGAGGGGGAGGCGACGGAGGCCGCCGCGCTCGTACGGCGTCTACGACCGCTCGCCCAGCGGTCCGTCGACGCGGAACTGGCGCGCGCGATGCGGCTGTTCGCGAGCCGCCACCTCAGGCGGCGGCTCGCGGGGGAAGGAACGCCTCCGGAGCCCGTCGAGACCGGGGAGGTGGCCCTGCCCGTCACCACGATCCAGGCCGTGGAGGCGCTGGTTGGCACGGCAAACGTGGCGGCCTTCATCACAGCGGCCGCCGAACGGGAGCTCCAGACACGGACCTTGGACGCGCTCGCCCCAACCACGCGACAAAGCAGCGATATTCCCCAAATAGGTTAA
- a CDS encoding metal-dependent hydrolase: protein MVPRRVSFDWQRTPLHWIPDEPTATHVINVLHLLLPAGERWFVRVFKEALPLVTDPRLLKDVKGFMGQEATHSVQHSYVLDHLAEQKLDTEAYTRQVDYLFEQLLGERPPWGIPFPAGRWLLYRLAFVAAIEQFTAVLGDWILRADALDRAGADGTMLDLLRWHGAEEVEHRAVAFDLYQHCGGPEPLRYIRRVGTMAVAAPMLLWLWNRGAAYLIRHDPQLAGRLRYTPPAHHRGIRKGLLPPWHELAAAIPRYLRRSYHPSKEGSLGLAVAYLASSPAARAAAGAAERAALGKEA from the coding sequence ATCGTGCCCCGCCGGGTGTCGTTCGACTGGCAACGGACTCCGCTTCACTGGATACCGGACGAACCGACCGCCACCCATGTCATCAACGTCCTGCACCTGCTGCTGCCTGCGGGGGAGCGGTGGTTCGTCCGGGTCTTCAAGGAGGCTCTGCCCCTGGTCACCGATCCGCGACTGCTCAAGGACGTCAAGGGCTTCATGGGCCAGGAGGCCACGCACAGCGTGCAGCACTCCTACGTGCTGGACCACCTGGCGGAGCAGAAGCTGGACACCGAGGCGTACACCCGCCAGGTGGACTATCTCTTCGAGCAGCTGCTCGGTGAGCGGCCACCCTGGGGCATCCCGTTCCCCGCCGGGAGATGGCTGCTCTACCGGCTGGCGTTCGTCGCCGCGATCGAGCAGTTCACGGCGGTTCTGGGTGACTGGATCCTGCGCGCGGACGCGCTGGACCGGGCCGGTGCCGACGGGACGATGCTGGATCTGCTGCGCTGGCACGGCGCGGAGGAGGTCGAGCACCGGGCGGTGGCGTTCGACCTGTACCAGCACTGCGGGGGCCCGGAACCTCTGCGGTATATACGCAGGGTGGGGACGATGGCGGTCGCCGCGCCCATGCTGCTGTGGCTGTGGAACCGAGGGGCCGCCTATCTGATCCGGCACGATCCGCAGCTCGCGGGCCGGCTGCGTTACACGCCGCCGGCGCACCATAGGGGGATCAGGAAGGGGCTGTTGCCCCCGTGGCATGAACTCGCCGCCGCGATACCCCGCTACCTCCGAAGGTCGTACCACCCCTCGAAGGAGGGTTCGCTGGGCCTGGCCGTCGCCTATCTCGCGTCCTCGCCCGCGGCCCGTGCGGCCGCCGGGGCGGCGGAGCGGGCGGCCCTGGGGAAGGAGGCGTGA
- a CDS encoding SDR family oxidoreductase has product MSTDRRGEVRERRVSTGGLELSVAESGDAARPTVVLVHGYPDSKEVWSEVAVRLAEDFHVVLYDVRGHGGSTAPVPLRGGFTLEKLTDDFLAVADAVSPGRPVHLVGHDWGSVQSWEFVTVARTEGRIASFTSVSGPSLDHLGHWIAQRASRPTPRGAAQLLGQGAKSWYVYALHAPALTELAWRGPLGRRWPAILRRMEKAPEGAAPYPTASLPQDAAHGAWLYRDNVRARLRRPRTDPYAHAPVQLITPTDDVFLSERLYDDLDRWAPDLVRRSLPGKHWVPRTRPAQLASWIGEFVVRHEDREGGGQPKGATAAGAVREAPAVSAVRPAPAARTAGVYARRFGGRLVLVTGAAGGIGRATAFAFAEAGARVVAVDRDAEGAARTAELARLIGAPEAWAERTDVSDGEAMEKLAKRVVTEYGVVDVLVNNAGIGLSGPFLDTSAEDWKQVLDVNLWGVLHGCRLFGRQMVERGEGGHIVNTASAAAYQPSKALSAYCTSKAAVLMLSECLRAEWGGQGIGVSAICPGFVNTGITSTARFTGVSAEEESRRRKKAKRLYGLRDYPPEKVADAVLRAVVRNQAVVPVTPEARGGLVLSRIASGALRAIARVEPPL; this is encoded by the coding sequence ATGAGTACGGACAGGCGCGGGGAAGTGCGTGAGCGGCGGGTCAGCACCGGCGGGCTCGAGCTGAGTGTGGCCGAGTCGGGCGACGCGGCGCGGCCGACGGTCGTGCTCGTCCACGGCTATCCGGACAGCAAGGAGGTCTGGTCGGAGGTCGCCGTACGGCTCGCGGAGGACTTCCATGTGGTGCTGTACGACGTGCGGGGGCACGGCGGGTCGACGGCGCCGGTTCCGCTGCGCGGCGGTTTCACCCTGGAGAAGCTCACGGACGACTTCCTGGCGGTGGCCGACGCGGTGAGCCCCGGCCGGCCGGTCCATCTGGTCGGGCACGACTGGGGGTCGGTGCAGTCCTGGGAGTTCGTGACCGTGGCACGGACCGAGGGCCGTATCGCGTCGTTCACCTCGGTATCGGGACCGTCCCTGGACCACCTGGGGCACTGGATCGCACAGCGGGCGTCGCGGCCGACGCCCCGCGGGGCCGCTCAACTCCTGGGTCAGGGCGCCAAGTCCTGGTACGTGTACGCCCTGCATGCGCCCGCGCTGACGGAGCTGGCCTGGCGCGGGCCTCTCGGCCGGCGGTGGCCCGCGATCCTGCGGCGGATGGAGAAGGCCCCCGAGGGAGCGGCCCCGTACCCGACGGCCTCGCTCCCCCAGGACGCGGCGCACGGTGCCTGGCTCTACCGGGACAACGTGCGGGCGCGGCTGCGCAGGCCCCGTACGGACCCCTACGCGCACGCACCCGTCCAGCTGATCACGCCGACCGACGACGTCTTCCTGTCGGAGCGGCTCTACGACGATCTGGATCGGTGGGCACCGGATCTCGTACGGCGCTCGCTGCCCGGCAAGCACTGGGTGCCGCGCACGCGTCCCGCTCAGCTGGCCTCGTGGATCGGTGAGTTCGTCGTACGGCACGAGGACCGCGAGGGCGGCGGGCAGCCGAAGGGGGCCACGGCGGCCGGGGCGGTCCGGGAGGCCCCTGCGGTTTCGGCGGTCCGGCCGGCCCCGGCGGCCAGGACGGCCGGGGTGTACGCGCGGCGTTTCGGCGGGCGGCTCGTGCTGGTCACAGGCGCGGCGGGCGGGATCGGCAGGGCCACGGCCTTCGCCTTCGCCGAGGCGGGCGCACGGGTGGTGGCGGTCGACCGGGACGCCGAAGGGGCGGCCAGGACGGCGGAGCTGGCCCGGCTGATCGGTGCGCCGGAGGCCTGGGCGGAGCGGACCGACGTGAGCGACGGTGAGGCGATGGAGAAGCTCGCCAAAAGAGTCGTCACGGAGTACGGGGTCGTCGACGTCCTGGTGAACAACGCCGGGATAGGGCTGTCCGGCCCGTTCCTCGACACCTCGGCCGAGGACTGGAAGCAGGTCCTGGACGTCAACCTCTGGGGCGTCCTTCACGGCTGCCGGCTCTTCGGCCGCCAGATGGTGGAGCGCGGAGAGGGCGGCCATATCGTCAACACCGCGTCCGCCGCCGCCTATCAGCCCTCGAAGGCGCTGTCCGCGTACTGCACGTCCAAGGCAGCGGTGCTGATGCTCAGCGAATGCCTGCGGGCGGAGTGGGGTGGGCAGGGGATCGGCGTCTCCGCGATCTGCCCCGGCTTCGTCAACACCGGGATCACCTCGACCGCGCGTTTCACGGGTGTCTCCGCCGAGGAGGAGTCGCGGCGCAGGAAGAAGGCGAAGCGGCTGTACGGGCTGCGCGACTACCCGCCGGAGAAGGTCGCGGACGCGGTGCTGCGCGCGGTGGTCCGTAACCAGGCCGTGGTGCCGGTCACCCCGGAGGCCCGTGGGGGACTGGTCCTGTCCCGGATCGCGTCCGGGGCGCTGCGCGCGATCGCACGGGTGGAGCCGCCGCTGTGA
- a CDS encoding M24 family metallopeptidase yields the protein MRKRGRGRLSGGSVAELDGFRRTQRLAYACAEEVGARLRPGVTEREAARMLRRWLEVRGVRDWFHLPFAWFGDRTAFTGFRIPLQFFPTGRRLEEGMPFILDLAPVYGGFSADVGFSGRIGENALHDKLLDDLRAHRELILREVRERRTLRAIYQDVDRLMVEQGYANRHRAYPFGVIAHTVDRVEERRWSPRVFGFGTQALKGLASDAVRGHREGWSPLWSPYGFSDHPPAPGMWAVEPHLGFRGTGAKFEEILVVTDSADPEQSAFWLDDDLPHVRRWETTV from the coding sequence GTGCGGAAGCGGGGTCGGGGGCGCCTGAGCGGCGGATCGGTCGCTGAGCTGGACGGATTCCGGCGGACGCAGCGTCTGGCGTACGCGTGCGCGGAGGAGGTGGGGGCGCGGCTGCGGCCGGGGGTGACCGAGCGCGAGGCCGCGCGGATGCTGCGGCGGTGGCTGGAGGTCCGTGGTGTGCGGGACTGGTTCCATCTGCCCTTCGCGTGGTTCGGGGACCGCACGGCGTTCACCGGCTTCCGGATACCGCTCCAGTTCTTCCCCACCGGCCGCCGGCTGGAGGAGGGGATGCCGTTCATCCTCGATCTGGCGCCGGTGTACGGCGGGTTCTCGGCGGACGTCGGCTTCTCGGGGCGGATCGGTGAGAACGCCCTGCACGACAAGCTCCTCGATGATCTTCGGGCGCACCGTGAGCTGATCCTGCGCGAGGTGCGCGAGCGGCGCACGCTGCGTGCGATCTACCAGGACGTGGACCGGCTGATGGTCGAGCAGGGGTACGCCAACCGTCATCGGGCGTATCCGTTCGGCGTCATCGCCCACACGGTGGACCGGGTCGAGGAACGCCGTTGGTCCCCGCGTGTGTTCGGCTTCGGCACCCAGGCGCTCAAGGGGCTGGCGAGCGACGCCGTGCGCGGGCACCGGGAGGGCTGGTCGCCGCTGTGGAGCCCGTACGGCTTCTCCGACCATCCGCCGGCCCCGGGGATGTGGGCGGTCGAACCCCACCTCGGATTCCGCGGTACGGGGGCGAAGTTCGAGGAGATCCTGGTGGTCACCGACTCGGCCGATCCGGAACAGAGCGCGTTCTGGCTGGACGACGATCTGCCGCACGTGCGGCGCTGGGAGACGACGGTATGA
- a CDS encoding ABC transporter ATP-binding protein, producing the protein MIATEGLSKRFPRVTALDRLSLDIGPGVTGLVGANGAGKSTMIKILLGLSPATEGRAAVLGLDVATSGAAIRERVGYMPEHDCLPPDVSATEFVVHMARMSGLPPTAARERTADTLRHVGLYEERYRPIGGYSTGMKQRVKLAQALVHDPQLVLLDEPTNGLDPVGRDEMLGLIRRVYSDFGISVLVTSHLLGELERTCDHVVVIDGGKLLRSSSTSDFTQITTTLAVEVTDTDTHPDGTRTLREHLTTAGLTLHAGMEEGLPGAGHILLIEAAGEETYDIVRDTVAELGLGLVRMEQRRHHIAEVFRPQAAETADPAGTEPVTHAGAVVPATAAAADEQYALQKGGDGDER; encoded by the coding sequence GTGATCGCGACTGAAGGTCTGAGCAAAAGGTTCCCTCGGGTAACCGCGCTTGACCGGCTCTCCCTGGACATCGGACCCGGCGTGACCGGCCTGGTGGGCGCCAACGGAGCCGGCAAGTCCACCATGATCAAGATCCTGCTGGGTTTGTCCCCCGCCACGGAAGGCCGGGCCGCGGTGCTCGGGCTCGACGTCGCCACCAGTGGCGCCGCCATCCGGGAGCGCGTCGGGTACATGCCCGAGCACGACTGCCTGCCACCGGACGTCTCGGCCACAGAGTTCGTCGTCCACATGGCACGCATGTCCGGACTCCCTCCGACGGCGGCCCGCGAGCGCACGGCGGACACGCTGCGCCACGTCGGTCTCTACGAGGAGCGGTACCGCCCCATCGGCGGCTACTCGACCGGCATGAAGCAGCGCGTCAAACTCGCGCAGGCCTTGGTCCACGACCCCCAACTCGTCCTCCTGGACGAGCCCACCAACGGCCTCGACCCGGTCGGCCGGGACGAGATGCTCGGCCTGATCCGCCGGGTCTACAGCGACTTCGGCATCTCCGTCCTGGTGACCTCGCACCTCCTGGGCGAGCTCGAACGCACCTGTGACCACGTCGTCGTCATCGACGGCGGGAAGCTGCTGCGCTCCAGCTCCACCAGCGACTTCACCCAGATCACCACGACCCTCGCGGTCGAGGTCACCGACACGGACACCCACCCCGACGGCACGCGGACCCTCCGCGAGCACCTCACCACGGCGGGGCTGACGCTCCACGCGGGCATGGAGGAGGGGCTGCCCGGGGCCGGGCACATCCTGCTGATCGAGGCCGCGGGGGAGGAGACGTACGACATCGTCCGTGACACCGTCGCCGAACTCGGGCTCGGCCTCGTACGGATGGAACAGCGCCGCCACCACATCGCCGAGGTCTTCCGCCCTCAAGCGGCCGAAACGGCGGACCCCGCCGGGACCGAACCGGTCACACACGCGGGAGCCGTCGTACCCGCGACGGCAGCCGCCGCCGACGAGCAGTACGCACTCCAGAAGGGAGGAGACGGAGATGAGCGCTGA
- a CDS encoding ABC transporter permease, with protein sequence MSAETEAPAGTPLGADTTRIHNIGYRNYDGARLGRAYARRSLYSQSLRGSYGLGRSAKSKVLPMILFAVMCLPAGIIVAVAIATNLKSLPLDYTRYAIFTQAVIGLYLASQAPQSVSRDLRFKTVPLYFSRPIERVDYVLAKYGAMASALFVLTASPLVILYAGSLLAKMDFADQTKGFGQGLVSVALLSLLFGGLGLVMAAFTPRRGFGVAAVIATLTITYGAVSTVQGIAVGTGSDGAAKWLGLFSPVTLIDGVQTAFLGASSSFPGGVGPSAGLGVLYLLVVLALIAGSYAVLMRRYRKVGL encoded by the coding sequence ATGAGCGCTGAGACCGAGGCCCCCGCCGGCACCCCCCTGGGGGCCGACACCACCCGTATCCACAACATCGGCTACCGCAACTACGACGGCGCCCGGCTGGGCCGCGCGTACGCCCGCCGCTCCCTCTACTCGCAGTCCCTGCGGGGCTCGTACGGCCTCGGCCGCTCCGCCAAGTCCAAGGTCCTGCCCATGATCCTCTTCGCGGTGATGTGCCTGCCCGCGGGGATCATCGTGGCGGTCGCCATCGCGACCAACCTGAAGAGCCTGCCGCTCGACTACACGCGCTACGCGATCTTCACCCAGGCCGTCATCGGTCTCTACCTCGCGTCGCAGGCCCCCCAGTCCGTCTCCCGCGACCTGCGGTTCAAGACGGTGCCCCTCTACTTCTCACGCCCCATCGAGCGCGTCGACTACGTCCTCGCCAAGTACGGCGCGATGGCCTCGGCGCTCTTCGTCCTGACCGCGTCGCCGCTCGTCATCCTCTACGCGGGTTCCCTGCTCGCGAAGATGGACTTCGCCGACCAGACCAAGGGATTCGGACAGGGGCTGGTATCGGTGGCGCTGCTCTCCCTCCTCTTCGGCGGACTCGGCCTGGTGATGGCCGCGTTCACCCCGCGCCGCGGGTTCGGCGTCGCCGCCGTGATCGCGACCCTGACCATCACGTACGGAGCCGTCAGCACGGTCCAGGGCATCGCCGTCGGGACGGGCTCGGACGGCGCGGCCAAGTGGCTCGGCCTCTTCTCGCCGGTCACGCTCATCGACGGCGTACAGACCGCGTTCCTGGGCGCTTCCTCCAGCTTCCCCGGCGGCGTGGGCCCCTCGGCCGGCCTCGGCGTGCTCTACCTGCTGGTCGTCCTCGCGCTCATCGCCGGCTCGTACGCCGTCCTCATGCGCCGTTACCGGAAGGTCGGGCTGTGA
- a CDS encoding ABC transporter ATP-binding protein: protein MTTINIEHASRWFGNVVAVNDVTMTVGPGVTGLLGPNGAGKSTLINMMGGFLAPSTGTVTLDGAPIWRNESVYRQIGIVPEREAMYDFLTGLEFVVANAELHGLGAKAAHTALATVEMEYAQDRKIATYSKGMRQRVKMASALVHDPSVLLLDEPFNGMDPRQRMQLMELLRRMGATGRTVLFSSHILEEVEQLASHIEVIVAGRHAASGDFRKIRRLMTDRPHRYLVRSSDDRALAAALIADPSTAGIEVDLAEGALRIQAVDFSRFTALLPRVAREHSIRLLTVSPSDESLESVFSYLVTA, encoded by the coding sequence GTGACCACCATCAACATCGAGCACGCCTCCCGCTGGTTCGGGAACGTGGTCGCCGTCAACGACGTGACCATGACCGTCGGCCCCGGCGTGACCGGACTGCTCGGCCCCAACGGTGCCGGGAAGTCCACCCTCATCAACATGATGGGTGGTTTCCTCGCCCCCTCCACGGGAACCGTCACGCTCGACGGCGCGCCGATCTGGCGCAACGAGTCCGTGTACCGCCAGATCGGGATCGTGCCCGAGCGCGAGGCGATGTACGACTTCCTCACCGGCCTCGAATTTGTCGTCGCCAACGCCGAACTGCACGGACTGGGTGCGAAAGCGGCCCACACGGCGCTCGCCACGGTCGAGATGGAGTACGCGCAGGACCGCAAGATCGCGACGTACAGCAAGGGCATGCGCCAGCGCGTGAAAATGGCGTCCGCGCTGGTCCACGACCCGTCGGTGCTGCTGCTCGACGAGCCGTTCAACGGCATGGACCCGCGCCAGCGCATGCAGTTGATGGAACTGCTGCGGCGAATGGGCGCCACGGGCCGCACCGTCCTCTTCTCGTCCCATATCCTCGAAGAGGTCGAGCAACTGGCCTCGCACATCGAGGTGATCGTGGCGGGACGGCACGCCGCGAGCGGTGACTTCCGCAAGATCCGCCGCCTGATGACCGACCGGCCGCACCGCTATCTCGTACGGTCCAGCGACGACCGCGCGCTCGCCGCCGCGCTGATCGCCGATCCGTCGACGGCCGGCATCGAGGTGGACCTCGCCGAGGGCGCGCTGCGCATCCAGGCGGTCGACTTCAGCCGCTTCACCGCACTGCTGCCGCGGGTCGCCCGTGAGCACTCCATCCGGCTGCTCACGGTCTCGCCCTCGGACGAATCCCTCGAGTCGGTCTTCTCCTACCTCGTAACGGCCTGA
- a CDS encoding ABC transporter permease → MYDPTVARLTYRALLGRRRAAILFVLPALLIVIAIAVRAFSGADDQVASDVLGGFAIATMVPLIGVIAGTGAIGPEIDDGSIVYLLAKPLKRPTIIFTKLIVAIAVTMAFSAVPTFIAGYILNGNGQQIAIAYTVAALVASIAYSALFLLLGTVSRHAVVIGLVYALVWETLFGSLVAGARTLSVQQWALALAQKIGGDGIITSDVKLPTAVALLAIVTVAATWYAGQKLRTLTLAGDE, encoded by the coding sequence ATGTACGACCCCACAGTCGCCCGGCTCACCTACCGGGCCCTGCTCGGCCGGCGCCGGGCCGCGATCCTCTTCGTACTGCCCGCCCTGCTGATCGTCATCGCGATCGCCGTCCGCGCGTTCAGCGGTGCGGACGACCAGGTCGCGTCGGACGTGCTGGGCGGCTTCGCCATCGCCACGATGGTGCCGCTGATCGGCGTGATCGCGGGTACGGGAGCGATCGGCCCGGAGATCGACGACGGCTCGATCGTCTACCTGCTCGCCAAGCCGCTCAAGCGGCCCACGATCATCTTCACCAAGCTGATCGTGGCGATCGCCGTGACCATGGCCTTCTCCGCCGTCCCCACGTTCATCGCGGGCTACATCCTGAACGGCAACGGCCAGCAGATCGCCATCGCCTACACCGTCGCCGCGCTCGTCGCGTCGATCGCGTACAGCGCTCTGTTCCTGCTGCTCGGTACGGTCAGCCGGCACGCGGTGGTCATCGGCCTGGTCTACGCGCTGGTCTGGGAGACCCTCTTCGGCAGCCTGGTGGCGGGCGCCCGCACCCTGAGCGTCCAGCAGTGGGCGCTGGCACTGGCGCAGAAGATCGGCGGCGACGGCATCATCACCTCGGACGTGAAACTGCCGACGGCGGTGGCGCTCCTGGCGATCGTCACCGTGGCCGCGACCTGGTACGCGGGCCAGAAGCTCCGCACGCTGACGCTGGCGGGCGACGAATAG